A part of Lacinutrix sp. 5H-3-7-4 genomic DNA contains:
- a CDS encoding pyruvate dehydrogenase complex dihydrolipoamide acetyltransferase, with protein MAEIINMPRLSDTMEEGTVASWLKNVGDKIEEGDILAEIETDKATMEFESFNEGTLLHIGIQEGETAKVDSLLAIIGEEGEDISGLLNGDSQDDKTNESSSEKTEDTSNKTSKEESQDTNEETNTETQDLPEGVTVVTMPRLSDTMEEGTVATWLKNVGDEVEEGDILAEIETDKATMEFESFQSGNLLHIGLQEGESAKVDALLAIIGPAGTDVSSIAKNFKVGGSDSAPKEKKVEAPKQTKKEDAPKAAAKTEAPKKEVSTSNNNSSSQRIFVSPLAKKMADEKGIQLNQVKGSGENGRIVKRDIENFTTSVASSASAAKFVPTGQEDFDEKSNSQMRKVIAKRLGESKFTAPHYYLNVEFDMENAIAFRAQYNSLPDVKISYNDMIIKACALALRQHPQVNSQWFSDKIRTNNHVHIGVAVAVDEGLVVPVVKFANEQSLPQIGGEVRDYAKRARAKKLTPAEMEGSTFTISNLGMFGIESFTSIINQPNSAILSVGAIVAKPVVKNGQVVAGNTMKLTLACDHRTVDGATGAQFLQTLKGFVENPVTMLV; from the coding sequence ATGGCAGAAATTATTAACATGCCGCGATTAAGCGACACGATGGAAGAAGGTACTGTAGCTTCTTGGTTAAAAAATGTAGGAGATAAAATTGAAGAAGGAGACATTTTAGCCGAAATTGAAACAGATAAAGCAACAATGGAGTTTGAGTCTTTTAACGAAGGTACTTTGCTTCATATTGGAATTCAAGAAGGAGAAACTGCAAAAGTAGATTCGCTTTTAGCTATAATTGGTGAAGAAGGTGAAGATATTTCAGGTTTGCTTAATGGCGATTCTCAAGATGATAAAACAAATGAGTCTTCTTCTGAAAAAACTGAAGATACCTCAAATAAAACGTCTAAAGAAGAAAGCCAAGATACTAACGAAGAAACAAATACAGAAACCCAAGATTTACCAGAAGGTGTAACCGTAGTAACAATGCCACGTTTAAGTGATACTATGGAAGAAGGAACTGTTGCAACGTGGCTAAAAAATGTTGGTGATGAAGTTGAAGAAGGAGATATTTTAGCCGAAATTGAAACAGATAAAGCTACAATGGAGTTTGAATCTTTCCAATCAGGTAATTTATTACATATAGGATTACAAGAAGGAGAATCAGCCAAAGTAGATGCTTTGTTAGCTATAATTGGTCCTGCAGGAACAGACGTATCGTCAATTGCTAAAAACTTTAAAGTTGGAGGTAGTGATAGTGCACCTAAAGAGAAAAAAGTAGAAGCACCAAAACAAACAAAAAAAGAAGATGCTCCTAAAGCTGCAGCTAAAACTGAAGCACCTAAAAAGGAGGTATCAACGTCAAACAATAATTCTAGTTCACAAAGAATTTTTGTATCTCCATTAGCTAAAAAGATGGCAGACGAAAAAGGCATACAACTTAACCAAGTAAAAGGTTCTGGTGAAAACGGAAGAATTGTAAAACGTGATATAGAAAACTTTACAACATCTGTAGCATCTTCTGCATCAGCAGCTAAGTTTGTGCCAACAGGACAAGAAGATTTTGATGAGAAATCTAACTCGCAAATGCGTAAAGTTATTGCTAAACGTTTAGGAGAATCTAAATTTACAGCACCGCATTACTATTTAAATGTGGAGTTTGATATGGAAAATGCCATTGCCTTTAGAGCACAGTATAATTCATTACCAGATGTAAAAATATCTTATAATGATATGATTATTAAAGCGTGTGCGCTAGCATTACGCCAACATCCACAAGTTAACTCACAATGGTTTAGTGATAAAATTAGAACAAATAATCACGTACACATTGGTGTTGCTGTTGCAGTAGACGAAGGTTTAGTAGTACCAGTTGTAAAATTTGCTAATGAGCAAAGTTTACCTCAAATTGGAGGAGAAGTTAGAGATTATGCAAAACGTGCAAGAGCAAAAAAATTAACTCCAGCCGAAATGGAAGGTAGCACATTTACTATTTCAAACTTAGGTATGTTTGGTATAGAAAGCTTTACATCTATTATAAATCAACCAAACTCAGCGATACTTTCAGTTGGAGCTATAGTTGCAAAGCCAGTAGTTAAAAACGGTCAAGTTGTAGCAGGTAATACAATGAAACTTACTCTAGCATGCGATCATAGAACAGTAGATGGAGCTACAGGAGCTCAGTTTTTGCAAACCCTAAAAGGTTTTGTAGAAAATCCAGTAACTATGTTAGTGTAA
- the gldJ gene encoding gliding motility lipoprotein GldJ has product MNMKKVIVSRILIVLAISLTLVSCGRSGGSNTSRATGWDINSKEGGFQYNTKFKEQETAPGLVFVEGGTFTMGRVQDDVMHDWNNTPNQQHLQSFYMDETEVTNLMYMEYLDWIKRVYPPEEENFRAIYEGVVPDTLVWRNRLGYNEVMTENYLRHPGYAEYPVVGVSWIQAVEFANWRTDRVNEMYLQQEGYLKQDSQYEATADANFNTDTYINAPTQTFGGNEEILKGGKLKPQTDKEGNEINVFASRQTGVISPKYRLPTEAEWEYAALGLSEVRSYNVYRGRKKYPWDGQYTRSGKRQVRGDQLANFKQGKGDYGGIAGWSDDGADITAQVKTYAPNDYGLYDMAGNVAEWVADVYRPIVDDEFNDFNYYRGNVYTKNVLNDDGTVKVVTTDEVEYDTLPTGKLVVRVLPGEIAQQPVDENETYLRTNFDRADNRNFRDGDRQSSRMYDDGFDESEDGDNANVTRKMYNSPKHSVEYDSTGTLIRERDKSNKRTSLINDEVRVYKGGSWRDREYWLDPAQRRYFPQTMATDYIGFRCAMSRVGSKSKSKNKTKN; this is encoded by the coding sequence ATGAATATGAAAAAAGTAATCGTATCAAGGATACTAATAGTATTAGCAATTTCGCTAACCTTGGTTAGTTGTGGACGTTCTGGAGGATCTAATACTTCAAGAGCTACTGGTTGGGATATTAACTCTAAAGAAGGAGGTTTCCAATACAACACAAAATTTAAAGAGCAAGAAACTGCTCCTGGTTTAGTATTCGTTGAAGGCGGTACCTTTACCATGGGTCGTGTACAAGATGATGTGATGCATGATTGGAATAACACTCCAAATCAACAACACTTACAATCATTCTATATGGATGAAACAGAAGTTACCAATTTAATGTATATGGAATACTTAGATTGGATTAAACGAGTTTATCCACCAGAAGAAGAAAACTTTAGAGCAATTTACGAAGGTGTTGTTCCAGATACCTTAGTATGGAGAAATCGTTTAGGTTATAATGAAGTAATGACAGAAAACTATTTACGTCACCCAGGTTATGCAGAATATCCTGTAGTTGGTGTAAGTTGGATTCAAGCTGTTGAGTTTGCTAACTGGAGAACAGATCGTGTAAACGAAATGTATTTACAGCAAGAAGGTTACTTAAAACAAGATAGCCAGTATGAAGCAACTGCAGACGCTAACTTTAACACAGATACTTACATTAATGCTCCAACACAAACTTTTGGAGGTAATGAAGAGATACTTAAAGGAGGGAAATTAAAACCTCAAACAGATAAAGAAGGTAACGAAATTAATGTTTTTGCATCTAGACAAACTGGTGTTATTTCACCAAAGTATAGACTACCAACAGAAGCAGAATGGGAATATGCTGCTTTAGGATTATCTGAAGTTAGAAGTTACAATGTATATAGAGGTCGTAAAAAATATCCTTGGGATGGACAATACACTCGTTCTGGAAAACGCCAAGTACGTGGTGACCAATTAGCTAACTTTAAACAAGGTAAAGGTGATTACGGTGGAATAGCTGGATGGTCTGATGATGGTGCAGATATTACTGCTCAAGTAAAAACTTATGCTCCTAATGATTACGGTCTTTACGATATGGCTGGTAATGTTGCAGAATGGGTTGCAGATGTTTACAGACCAATTGTTGATGATGAATTTAATGATTTTAACTACTACCGTGGTAACGTTTATACTAAAAATGTATTAAATGATGATGGTACTGTTAAAGTTGTAACAACAGATGAAGTTGAGTACGATACTTTGCCTACAGGAAAATTAGTAGTAAGAGTATTACCAGGAGAAATTGCACAACAACCTGTTGATGAAAATGAAACTTACTTAAGAACAAACTTTGACAGAGCAGACAATAGAAACTTTAGAGATGGTGATAGACAATCTTCTCGTATGTACGATGATGGTTTTGATGAATCTGAAGATGGTGATAATGCTAATGTTACAAGAAAAATGTACAACTCACCTAAGCATTCTGTTGAGTATGATTCTACAGGAACTTTAATAAGAGAAAGAGATAAATCTAACAAGAGAACATCTTTAATTAACGACGAAGTTAGAGTATACAAAGGCGGATCTTGGAGAGATAGAGAATATTGGTTAGACCCAGCACAAAGACGTTATTTCCCACAAACTATGGCTACAGATTATATTGGCTTTAGATGTGCGATGTCTAGAGTAGGTT
- the porV gene encoding type IX secretion system outer membrane channel protein PorV, giving the protein MKNRIIFIITAIFTFNLNAQNPTTIVPDADSRVITTGMPFLLIAPDARAAGMGDMGVATSVDAFSQKWNPAKYVFSEAKSGVSLSYTPYLSKLVNDIGVGYVSYFNRINEQSAVGASLTYFSLGEIEFRETADDVPLIQKPNEFALDLSYTLRLSDQFGMAVAMRYLRSDLKIRDNSNVETDPASTFGVDITGFYQSEEEAYNDFNGRWRMGFALQNLGPTFTYTDGGPDNFQPTTLRLGAGFDFIFDQYNTLAVTAEFTKLLVPTPPVTGTEREFNDDNGNGVYEPEDGETLGAVVDDRVIIDGQENRDVSFISGIFQSFGDAPGGFKEELQEFTYALGAEYKYQDAFAFRAGYFNEHEEKGARKFFALGAGFKYNVVNVDLSYLFSASKIQSPLESTLRFSLTFNLGAGTYSEY; this is encoded by the coding sequence ATGAAAAATAGAATAATTTTTATAATTACCGCCATTTTTACCTTTAATTTAAATGCACAAAACCCTACAACTATAGTTCCAGATGCAGATTCTAGAGTTATAACAACAGGAATGCCTTTTTTATTAATAGCACCAGATGCCAGAGCAGCAGGTATGGGAGATATGGGTGTAGCAACCTCAGTAGATGCATTTTCTCAAAAATGGAATCCAGCAAAGTATGTGTTTTCTGAAGCTAAATCAGGTGTGTCTTTAAGTTATACACCATATTTAAGTAAATTAGTAAATGATATAGGTGTTGGTTATGTTTCGTACTTTAACAGAATAAATGAGCAAAGTGCTGTTGGAGCAAGTTTAACTTATTTTAGTTTAGGTGAAATTGAATTTAGAGAAACAGCAGACGATGTACCTTTAATTCAAAAGCCAAACGAATTTGCTTTAGACTTATCATATACTTTACGATTAAGTGATCAATTTGGTATGGCAGTAGCAATGCGTTATTTACGTTCAGATTTAAAAATTAGAGATAATAGTAATGTAGAAACTGATCCAGCAAGTACTTTTGGTGTAGATATTACAGGTTTCTATCAAAGTGAAGAAGAAGCTTATAACGATTTTAACGGCCGTTGGAGAATGGGATTTGCTTTACAAAATTTAGGTCCTACATTTACTTATACAGATGGAGGTCCAGATAACTTTCAACCTACAACCTTACGTTTAGGTGCAGGTTTCGATTTTATCTTCGACCAATACAATACATTAGCAGTAACAGCAGAGTTTACCAAATTATTAGTACCAACACCACCAGTAACAGGTACAGAACGTGAATTTAATGATGATAATGGAAATGGCGTTTACGAGCCAGAAGATGGAGAAACATTAGGAGCAGTGGTAGACGATCGTGTTATAATAGATGGTCAAGAAAATAGAGATGTAAGTTTTATCTCGGGAATATTTCAATCCTTTGGTGATGCACCAGGTGGTTTTAAAGAAGAATTACAAGAATTTACATACGCTTTAGGAGCAGAATATAAATATCAAGATGCTTTTGCATTTAGAGCAGGATATTTTAATGAGCATGAAGAAAAAGGAGCTAGAAAATTCTTTGCTTTAGGAGCAGGATTTAAATACAATGTTGTTAATGTGGATTTATCATACCTATTTTCAGCATCAAAAATTCAAAGCCCGTTAGAAAGTACATTACGTTTCTCACTAACATTTAATTTAGGAGCAGGTACATATAGCGAGTACTAA
- the cdd gene encoding cytidine deaminase translates to MKEIKIESTLYAFNSLNETPKEIQDLMEIAIEARKKAYAPYSKFKVGAAILLENGEIVSGSNQENASYPSGLCAERTAIYYAGAKYPNVKIVNMAITAASENQETLEPIPPCGACRQAIAEYENNQENAIEIYFMGVSGKVVKSNSLANLLPFGFNKSNL, encoded by the coding sequence ATGAAAGAAATAAAAATAGAATCAACACTTTATGCATTCAATTCGTTAAACGAAACGCCTAAAGAGATACAAGACTTAATGGAAATAGCTATAGAAGCTAGAAAAAAGGCTTACGCTCCATATTCAAAATTTAAAGTAGGAGCAGCAATTTTATTAGAAAACGGTGAAATAGTTTCAGGAAGTAACCAAGAAAACGCATCATATCCATCAGGTTTATGCGCAGAGCGAACAGCAATTTATTATGCTGGAGCCAAATACCCAAATGTAAAAATTGTTAATATGGCTATTACTGCTGCATCAGAAAATCAAGAAACATTAGAGCCTATACCTCCTTGTGGAGCATGTAGACAAGCCATAGCAGAATATGAAAACAATCAAGAAAATGCTATAGAAATTTATTTTATGGGCGTATCTGGAAAAGTGGTAAAGTCTAATTCTTTGGCTAATTTATTACCATTTGGTTTTAATAAATCCAATCTATAA
- the porU gene encoding type IX secretion system sortase PorU, whose product MKKILFVITMLICAVVFAQQKKFNLNWQGVKTFHSGTHTIQVPEFLPKKNFKFSLAQGIQFVSQWESPTLINENSVNLTNVTYSNITKSQLKGINLSTVPSTIQVVLKNVSDRNKNYAVLQVSAIVKSGNSYKKVTGFTINYNNSNSGRLANRNPLIFNSVLNTGSWYRFAVKDTGVFKLSKSFLNQLGINVESFDPRTIKIYGSGGQMLPYENSANYPYDPEENAIQVIGEDDGFFHDSDYVLFYGVGPKGRVEDSSINTNLNPYIDTAFYYISIGSGLGKRILPFQEPTGAATLTINSFQDYKFHEVDDFNLAFVGRRWFGDKFDIETSKTFDFNFPDLDTTTPINLKLIGVTTSTSAASMAININGAQVSTLTIPSATGANVASEALYQDNIPVASENVSVQINYDNQGVPGGAGYIDYLAIEATRNLNYNGNQFQFKNNQTAQSSGIGEYVITGAANLPEVWNVTDNLNVTKKVNTSNAATFSFKSTLGTLKKYVAVSTSDFKTPIVPASTKVNNQNIKGTIFNNSQGAFQDIDYVIVTPTSHLSQAERLAQINRTKNNLNVKVVTAEAIYTEFSTGNQDIAAIRNFVKYVYENASSTQNRLKYLCLFGDSSFDYKAKIASNTYNLPLWNAYSSFNYTNSYISDDFYGLMDDNEGDIDDASSLYKLDVAVGRILADSPQRAKEMVDKVNTYYSQEAFGSWRNNLIFVSDDVDEAFEKILQETTDEIADEITTEKPFFNVVKIHSDAYQQESSAGGDRYPSVRSAIIDAVEKGALVVNYFGHGGEDGFAFERIYEKSDAPELRNDCKLTTFVTITCDFTRFDNPLRETAGELTYWNKNAGAVALITTTREVFVSVGTTFNKKLEEYLFSYSDNDTFSDFEYPTMAEALRLTKNDNSINAQKELVFFIGDPAMKLAIPEPNVVLTHINDVPVQGNTEVLEALSYAKLAGQVTDVNGNLLSNYNGKLVTTIYDKPIERETLANDGVVENGQLIKLEYETLGEVIFRGQATVTNGMFEFDFIVPRDIGIPVGYGKVSFYASRETPLSDQTGATTTTLQIGGVNENAAEDNQGPDIILHMNDEAFVSGGITNASPTLLVKLQDENGINTASGIGHDIVATLDGDEVNPFILNSYYVTELDDYTRGSLSFPFRDLEPGLHTLKLKAWDVYNNSSETEIQFRVFNEDEVLVIENVLNYPNPFVNYTEFWFSHNSSETLNISVQIFTISGKLVRTLNGQTTGVGSKITSSTSRDIIWDGRDDFGDKIGKGTYVYKLTVHSPTTNKTVEKIEKLVIL is encoded by the coding sequence ATGAAAAAGATTCTATTTGTAATTACAATGCTAATTTGTGCTGTAGTTTTTGCACAGCAAAAAAAGTTTAACCTAAATTGGCAAGGAGTAAAAACCTTTCATTCGGGAACTCATACCATTCAAGTTCCTGAGTTTTTACCTAAAAAAAACTTTAAATTTAGTTTAGCTCAAGGTATTCAGTTTGTATCACAATGGGAGTCGCCTACCTTAATAAATGAAAATAGTGTTAATCTTACTAATGTAACTTACAGTAATATAACTAAGTCTCAATTAAAAGGTATTAACCTTTCTACAGTTCCTTCCACTATACAAGTTGTATTAAAAAATGTGAGCGATAGAAATAAAAATTATGCGGTATTGCAAGTGTCTGCTATTGTTAAATCTGGTAATTCTTATAAGAAAGTTACTGGTTTTACAATTAATTATAACAATTCAAATTCTGGAAGATTGGCTAATAGAAATCCTTTAATATTTAATTCTGTTTTAAATACTGGAAGTTGGTATCGTTTTGCTGTAAAAGATACGGGAGTATTTAAACTGTCTAAGTCTTTTTTAAATCAATTAGGTATAAATGTTGAAAGCTTTGATCCTCGTACTATTAAAATATATGGTTCTGGAGGACAAATGTTACCTTATGAAAACTCAGCAAACTATCCTTATGATCCAGAAGAAAATGCAATTCAGGTTATTGGTGAAGATGATGGTTTTTTTCATGACAGTGACTATGTTTTATTTTATGGTGTTGGACCAAAAGGTAGAGTGGAAGACTCTAGTATAAATACAAATTTAAATCCATATATAGATACTGCTTTTTATTACATATCTATTGGTAGTGGTTTGGGAAAACGTATTTTGCCTTTTCAAGAACCTACTGGTGCAGCGACATTAACAATAAACAGTTTTCAAGATTACAAATTTCATGAGGTTGATGATTTTAATTTAGCATTTGTTGGTCGTCGTTGGTTTGGTGATAAATTTGATATAGAAACGTCTAAAACTTTCGATTTTAATTTTCCAGATTTAGATACTACAACCCCAATAAATCTTAAACTTATAGGCGTAACAACTTCTACTAGTGCAGCTAGTATGGCTATTAATATTAATGGCGCTCAGGTTTCAACTTTAACAATACCTTCAGCCACAGGAGCCAATGTAGCTTCAGAAGCTCTTTATCAAGATAATATTCCAGTAGCGAGTGAAAATGTTTCGGTTCAAATAAATTATGATAATCAAGGTGTTCCTGGTGGTGCTGGTTATATAGATTATTTAGCAATTGAAGCTACTAGAAATTTAAATTATAACGGTAATCAATTTCAGTTTAAAAATAATCAAACAGCACAATCTTCAGGAATTGGCGAGTATGTAATTACAGGAGCGGCAAATTTACCAGAAGTTTGGAATGTAACAGATAATTTAAACGTAACTAAAAAAGTAAACACTAGCAATGCAGCAACCTTTAGTTTTAAATCTACATTAGGAACTCTAAAAAAATATGTAGCGGTATCAACTTCAGATTTTAAAACACCTATAGTACCAGCATCTACAAAAGTTAATAACCAAAATATTAAAGGCACAATTTTTAATAACTCTCAAGGTGCTTTTCAAGATATAGACTATGTGATTGTAACTCCTACATCACATTTAAGTCAAGCAGAAAGACTGGCACAAATTAATAGAACAAAAAATAATTTAAATGTAAAAGTTGTTACTGCAGAAGCTATTTATACAGAGTTTAGTACAGGTAACCAAGATATTGCAGCAATAAGAAATTTTGTAAAATATGTTTATGAAAATGCTAGTTCTACTCAAAATAGATTAAAATATTTATGTCTTTTTGGAGATAGTTCTTTTGATTATAAAGCTAAAATAGCATCTAACACCTATAATTTACCACTTTGGAATGCGTATAGTAGTTTTAATTACACCAATTCATATATATCAGACGATTTTTATGGATTGATGGATGATAACGAAGGTGATATAGATGATGCCTCATCACTATACAAATTAGATGTAGCAGTAGGTAGAATTCTTGCAGATTCACCACAAAGAGCTAAAGAAATGGTAGATAAAGTAAATACTTACTACTCACAAGAAGCTTTTGGTAGCTGGAGAAATAATTTAATATTTGTTTCTGATGATGTTGATGAAGCCTTTGAAAAAATTCTTCAAGAAACAACAGATGAAATTGCAGATGAGATTACTACCGAAAAACCTTTTTTCAATGTCGTAAAAATTCATTCTGATGCATACCAACAAGAATCATCGGCTGGTGGAGACCGCTACCCATCTGTAAGAAGTGCCATTATAGATGCGGTAGAAAAAGGAGCATTAGTTGTTAATTATTTTGGTCATGGAGGCGAAGATGGTTTTGCTTTTGAAAGGATCTACGAAAAATCTGATGCGCCAGAACTTCGTAACGATTGTAAACTAACCACTTTTGTTACAATAACCTGCGATTTTACGAGATTTGATAATCCGTTAAGAGAAACAGCAGGAGAATTAACATATTGGAACAAGAATGCAGGAGCAGTAGCGTTAATAACTACAACAAGAGAAGTTTTTGTAAGTGTTGGTACAACATTTAATAAAAAATTAGAAGAATATTTATTCTCATATAGCGATAACGATACTTTTAGTGATTTTGAGTACCCAACAATGGCAGAAGCATTAAGGCTAACCAAAAATGATAACTCTATAAATGCACAAAAAGAATTAGTCTTTTTTATAGGTGATCCAGCAATGAAATTAGCAATACCAGAACCTAATGTTGTATTAACACATATTAACGATGTACCAGTTCAAGGTAATACAGAAGTTCTAGAAGCTTTGAGTTATGCAAAATTAGCAGGACAAGTAACAGATGTTAATGGTAACTTATTGTCAAATTATAATGGTAAGCTAGTAACAACAATTTACGATAAACCAATAGAAAGAGAAACACTAGCAAACGATGGTGTAGTAGAAAACGGTCAACTAATAAAACTAGAATACGAAACATTAGGCGAAGTAATCTTTAGAGGTCAAGCAACAGTAACAAATGGCATGTTTGAGTTCGATTTTATTGTACCTAGAGATATTGGAATTCCTGTAGGTTACGGTAAAGTAAGCTTTTATGCATCACGAGAAACACCATTAAGCGACCAAACAGGAGCAACAACTACAACATTACAAATTGGAGGCGTAAATGAAAATGCAGCAGAAGACAATCAAGGACCAGATATAATTTTACATATGAATGATGAAGCTTTTGTCTCAGGAGGCATAACAAATGCGTCACCAACACTATTGGTAAAGTTACAAGACGAAAATGGTATTAATACAGCCAGTGGAATTGGTCATGATATAGTAGCAACATTAGATGGAGACGAAGTAAATCCCTTTATATTAAACAGTTATTATGTAACAGAATTAGATGATTATACACGCGGAAGCCTAAGTTTTCCATTTAGAGATTTGGAGCCAGGATTACACACATTAAAATTAAAAGCTTGGGATGTCTACAATAACTCATCAGAAACAGAAATTCAATTTAGAGTATTTAACGAAGATGAAGTGCTTGTAATAGAAAACGTATTAAACTATCCAAATCCTTTTGTAAATTATACAGAGTTTTGGTTCTCTCATAATAGTTCAGAAACACTAAATATATCAGTTCAAATTTTTACTATATCAGGAAAATTAGTAAGAACTCTTAATGGACAAACAACAGGAGTTGGCTCTAAAATAACTAGCTCTACATCAAGAGATATTATTTGGGACGGAAGAGACGATTTTGGAGATAAAATAGGAAAAGGAACCTATGTTTATAAATTAACAGTACACTCACCAACAACAAATAAAACAGTCGAAAAAATAGAGAAACTTGTAATCCTCTAA
- the pdhA gene encoding pyruvate dehydrogenase (acetyl-transferring) E1 component subunit alpha, which produces MQKVTKEVYLKWYEDMYFWRKFEDKLAAVYIQQKVRGFLHLYNGQEAVLAGALHAMDLTKDKMITAYRNHVQPIGMGVDPKRVMAELYGKATGTSKGLGGSMHIFSKEHRFYGGHGIVGGQIPLGAGIAFGDKYHDKDAVTICCFGDGAARQGSLHETFNLAMLWNLPVVFVCENNGYAMGTSVERTANHTDIWKLGLGYEMPCGPVDGMNPVKVAEAFDEAISRARSGGGPTFLELKTYRYRGHSMSDAQHYRTKDEVNEYKKIDPITQVKEVILDKKYATEDELKEIDKRVKNLVSECEKFAEESPYPEKNVMYDAVYEQEDYPFIDHKIK; this is translated from the coding sequence ATGCAAAAAGTAACTAAAGAAGTGTACCTAAAATGGTACGAAGACATGTATTTCTGGAGAAAGTTTGAAGACAAACTTGCCGCAGTTTATATCCAACAAAAAGTAAGAGGATTTCTTCACTTGTATAATGGTCAAGAAGCAGTATTAGCAGGAGCTTTACATGCAATGGACTTAACAAAAGATAAAATGATTACCGCATATCGTAATCACGTACAACCAATTGGTATGGGTGTAGACCCAAAACGTGTTATGGCAGAATTATACGGTAAAGCCACAGGTACATCTAAAGGTTTAGGTGGCTCTATGCATATTTTCTCAAAAGAGCACCGTTTTTACGGAGGTCATGGTATTGTTGGTGGTCAAATTCCCTTAGGAGCTGGTATTGCATTTGGTGATAAATACCACGATAAAGACGCTGTAACTATTTGCTGTTTTGGTGATGGAGCTGCAAGACAAGGTTCTTTACATGAAACATTTAACTTAGCAATGTTATGGAATCTTCCTGTAGTTTTTGTTTGTGAAAACAATGGATATGCTATGGGAACTAGTGTTGAAAGAACAGCAAACCATACAGATATCTGGAAACTAGGTTTAGGGTACGAAATGCCATGCGGACCAGTAGATGGTATGAACCCAGTTAAAGTAGCCGAAGCTTTTGATGAAGCTATTTCTAGAGCACGTTCTGGTGGTGGACCAACTTTTCTTGAGTTAAAAACATATAGATATAGAGGACACTCAATGTCTGATGCGCAACACTATAGAACAAAAGACGAAGTAAACGAATACAAAAAAATAGATCCTATTACTCAGGTTAAAGAAGTTATTTTAGATAAAAAATACGCTACCGAAGATGAGTTAAAGGAAATAGATAAACGCGTTAAAAATTTAGTTTCAGAGTGTGAGAAATTTGCAGAAGAATCTCCATACCCAGAAAAAAATGTAATGTACGACGCCGTATACGAGCAAGAAGATTATCCTTTTATAGATCATAAAATAAAGTAA